One window of Salegentibacter sp. Hel_I_6 genomic DNA carries:
- a CDS encoding DegT/DnrJ/EryC1/StrS aminotransferase family protein, with protein sequence MNKDKIWLSSPHMGGNEQKFVNAAFEANWVAPLGPNVNGFEEDIKKYLFKNSSNEGSVAALSSGTAALHLALIMLGVKPGDEVLCQSMTFAASANPIAYLGATPVFIDSEEKTLNLCPNHLKRAIEDRISKGKKPKAIIAVHLYGMPYQVDEINKIASEFEIPVVEDAAEALGSTYKGKNCGTFAEYAILSFNGNKIITTSGGGALVSKTQSAKEKAVFLATQARDAAPHYQHSEIGYNYRLSNISAGIGRGQMEVIDDRVNARRQMHNFYVDLFSEIEGVKVYSAPSDDYFSNHWLSVISLDENETGGINREDLRLHLEKLNIESRPLWKPMHLQPVFKNAPFYGNGVAEKLFENGLCLPSGSNLTQEEKSRIKTGILSCFKK encoded by the coding sequence ATGAATAAAGATAAAATTTGGTTATCATCTCCACACATGGGCGGGAATGAGCAAAAATTCGTCAATGCAGCTTTCGAAGCGAACTGGGTGGCTCCTTTAGGACCTAATGTTAACGGGTTTGAAGAAGATATTAAAAAATATCTTTTTAAAAATTCATCAAATGAAGGCTCCGTTGCTGCTTTAAGTTCCGGGACTGCAGCCTTACATTTAGCTTTAATCATGTTAGGCGTTAAGCCGGGTGATGAGGTTTTATGCCAGAGTATGACCTTTGCGGCTTCAGCAAATCCGATAGCGTATTTGGGCGCAACACCTGTTTTTATAGATAGTGAGGAAAAAACTTTAAATCTATGCCCTAATCATTTGAAAAGAGCTATTGAGGATAGAATTTCAAAAGGAAAAAAACCAAAGGCAATTATCGCCGTACATTTATATGGGATGCCATATCAGGTAGATGAAATTAATAAAATTGCATCGGAGTTTGAAATTCCTGTTGTAGAAGATGCTGCAGAAGCGCTTGGTAGTACCTATAAAGGTAAGAATTGCGGGACTTTTGCTGAATATGCAATTCTTTCATTTAACGGGAACAAAATTATCACTACTTCTGGAGGTGGCGCATTGGTTAGTAAAACTCAGTCTGCAAAGGAAAAGGCTGTTTTCCTAGCAACGCAGGCTCGTGATGCTGCACCGCATTATCAACACAGTGAAATTGGATATAATTACCGTTTGAGTAATATTTCTGCAGGAATTGGACGTGGTCAGATGGAAGTTATTGATGACCGGGTGAATGCAAGGCGACAGATGCACAATTTTTATGTAGATTTGTTTTCTGAAATTGAAGGAGTTAAGGTCTATAGCGCCCCAAGTGATGATTATTTTTCTAATCATTGGTTAAGTGTTATAAGTCTTGATGAAAATGAGACAGGGGGAATAAATCGTGAAGATTTGCGTTTACATCTTGAAAAATTAAACATAGAGAGTAGGCCTTTGTGGAAACCTATGCATCTGCAACCGGTTTTTAAAAATGCTCCTTTTTACGGAAATGGAGTCGCAGAGAAATTGTTTGAAAATGGACTCTGCTTGCCTTCCGGTTCTAATTTGACTCAAGAAGAAAAATCCCGAATTAAAACCGGAATTCTTTCCTGTTTTAAAAAGTAG